The genomic stretch ATGTGTATGGTGCCGTCATAGTATACGATATAACTTCTGAGCATAATGACGTCCAAGGACCACGACGTATAGAATCACCGTCGTTGGCATCATCTGCTATAGGCTGGGCATATGCAAGCAAAGCTCTTACTGACGCTTCAGCCGCTTTTGCCGCCGTTCTGTATCCGATACATCCAACCGGGAATGCTTTAGCGAGTCCATATGTTTTCAACAAAATAGGTGCGGCTGTCAAATCTCTGAATCGAGGTCCTCTACACCGCACGACTCTAGCTAACATCTCATCCAGCAATCGCAAGCAGGGAACCAATATCTGAGCTAATTGCAAGCCCTTAACGGATGTGAAGAAAGATGTATGCATGCTCGGCTGGTCGAAATGTGTCGCCAATCTATCAAGGATTCCGGCCAAATGCGCAACACCATCCAATGAGAATAATTGTAgcacattatatttatacttcAACTCAATATACTCTTCAGTTGGAGTTTCACAAATTATATTCCCTTTCGAGTCGTAATCAGAGATACAGAAATGGCGAAGTATCCTCAAACACGTCATAAGCTCACCGGGCAAATCGGCCGAATGTTCTAGGCTGCTCTTTAATATTTCGACGCATTCCGCCAAGTCCTCACCAGCAATGACTGTTGGTTTTTCAACTGGTTTCAAATAGGGTATCACTTCTTGTAAAACACTGGACACACTAGGCTCAAATCTGTCATGTTCTTTAGATACATTTATGAGTCTCTGGCCGTACTTCTTTAAAAACGGCACATTTGCTGAGTACCTTACAGCGGAAACTATAAGTTCTATAGCGTATCCCTTGGCCGGTGATTTATGTTTTGACGGCGACTCATTTTTAGCTTTGCCCTTCAAACTATGTTCAAAAATAGTCATGAGGCAATCTGCATTATCCCCCATGATTATAACGTCTGGGACAGCGGTTTTTCCGACGTTACCAAAACTAAGGCAATACAAATTCTGTAGTCGATCGATTAACTCATTTTCATCTCCCTTTCCAGCTTGCACGTCAGATATCGATTCGAGATAATACATAGCTTTCAGTCGATAAGCCAGTTCGAGACCTAAAATTTGCAGTTCACTGTAATTACTCAAATTACTATCATGGGGGTAGTGTGTTTCTTCTGTATTGGGCTGGCCATCTGGCTGAGCTAACATCTTGAAGAAAATCTCACTTGACGccatgtttttatataaatacattagtCCATTGTGTGAATGGACCAATTCATACAGAACGTCGTGTATACGACTAGTAATAACTAGGTTATTACACGTCGAAGGACACGTTAGTAAGAAAAGACAAGTTTCCAAAAAGCGATGagtattaaaaaattctaGGAGTGTTTCGTTAGAGCATTCTTTATTGATTTCAAACTGAGCAGACACAGGTAAGAATCTTTTGGGCTGTGAAAGATGGAAACATTGGGATCTATACATGTATAGAATTTCTTCAAAGGAGTGCACTATGAAATCAATATCATTTTCAGATAAATCATTTTCATCGCTTTCTCCTTTACCGCCAGATTTTGAGTTAAGTTTTAATATCAGTTCGTGCAATTTTCCCAACACttcatatacatttaatttttttatcaaagcACTCAGCGAAAATTTAGCTCTTGCGAGCGGATTGCACTCCATTATAGATATAAGAGCTTGATAACCATTCATTGGTTTTCTATTATGATCGCTCGCATTTTTGTCGAATTTAGGATAGACTGCTTCTTGCATGAAATGATCCACGGATACTTTTGACGACAAACACGCATTCAGCGCTTTCAAAATCATGAGACGTATACTGAGAGCCATGTATTCTTTTGAGTACATGTCCAACAGTAGCATTGGTATGTCAATACCTGTGTTTAAAAGTAATCTCATGACTTGGCCGTTATGTCTATGAGACATCAAAGCTTCCGCGAGTCGAATCCCGCATTTCATATGCCTTATCTTGTATGTAGGCTGCTGCTGTGATAATGCTAGTTCAAAATTCAAACCAATTTTGCAAAATGTCACtagtaaattgtaaatatcaaTGAATTCGTCTGATGGTTCAGATCTGCTGTAAGATCGAAAAACACGTAAAATGATATCTGTATTCTTGCACAAATTCGTGAGCGAAACAAAAAGTTGTTCACATAGATGTACCCAGTCTTCCCTAGACGAGTTATCAATATCTTGGAATGTGCTCGAAAAGAATTTTTGTTCCCTTTTCTTTGTTGATCTCGTAATctccaatattttaaacaaatcgGCGCTAACATCACATAGTTCTTCGAAACTAGCCGACATTACGTCTTTCAATTCCGGCTTTTTCACATCAGCTAGCATATAAATTCTATTCACATGCTCATATTTATTCCATTCGTCTTTGAAAGgattataatacttaataatgtCATCTACTCCTTCATATTCATTTACATCATAATCTACTTCCATATAAGAAGGTCCTTCTAAATCATCGCAAATATCTTCATCTGATAGGATTGGCTCAAATTGCTCAGCATCCATTGATTTATCTTCTTGAGTAGGAACCGGTGAATCAACAACTTTACTTGTAGTTGCAGTGTCCACAATTGGTACAGTAACAAGACTCGAATGTTGTGGCTCGACAAATGTATTATCGCCTTCCTGAGAGGGGCTTCTGATAGAACTCTTATGCCTATAGCTCTGATGATAAAAGTCGACACGCGGAATTTGCTTTCCACTTCTATCAAAATCACCATCTTCTGATCTTAATGAATTGATAGGACTTGTAGCGTCACCTTCTCGAGGTGATAGCGGTCTTCTTTCTCCAGGTGGAGTTCTAGGCCGTTTTCTCGGATCATCGCGACTTGGAGATCGACTCCCATAGCTTGAACCACGCATGCGCGTGTAAGGCGAATGTCTTTTTCTATCGTAGGGGGATGGCGCTCTACGTTCATAAGAAGAGCTCCTTTTATCATATGGAGACATTCTCTTTTCATACGGTCCGGCTTTGTCATATGGTACTTTTCGTTCATATGATGTAGCTCGCTTATCGTAAGGCGAACGTTCGTAGGAACCACCGCGCGATCTATCATATGACGGACCACGACGCCTGTAGTCCTCTTTTTTATATGAGCCTCTGTCCCAATCGCGATCAATACTACGAGATCTCGACCGACTCATACGATATTCGCCTTTGGCAACGTAGTCCCTGTCGCGACTTCTCGATCGAGATGGGAGTCTCTCCATTCTATCGATCTCACGACTATGATCTCTATGTCTAGAGGATTCGCGACTCCTGCCCCTATCTAAGGAACGTCTCCTACTACGACCATCCCGCCGCTCTCGATCCATTTCCATAGAGCGAGGGCTGTGTCTTAACCGATCTGGGTCTCTTTCGCAGCTCAGATCGCGCCGCTCTTTTTCCCACTCATTTTCTTCCAAATGGTGATAAGTTCTAGGATCTTTTCTTGCCTCATTATCGTAATATTCATTTCTGTATATTGGATTGTCATAATTTTCTGGATATGTCGGTTGTTCGTATGGCTCTGGGTTGGCTGTAGCAACATTGCCGGTGTATGATGGGATCGGATTGGATGCATCTTGATTCCAGTCAGATGATTGTGGAACATTTGGTGGAAGTGCTGCTACTTCTCGAGTAATTGGCCGCTGTATGGTTGGTGGAGCGTTTACAGTAGCTGGAGTTTCTGGCAAGATTTGTGTTAAGCTGCCGTACACTGCTAACGTTATGGTGGTGTAGCAAcctgaaaattatattttaaatttaatttaaatgtaaaactagcTATCACTGCAATTACAACTACTCATCCTTATCTGTTTTTGAATTAAttcatatcaaataaatataaaatcaaatccttccaatttataattaatttacacaGATAGAATATTgctgtataataataacattaagcTTTATATTAGTGAGATTTTTTCACCATTTTAAACATAGTAATTTAAATCTGATTTGATTAGTTTATACATCATCATAAACTTAAAATCTCCCAGGATTGTATTCCATGAGCTACTTATCACAATTTTTCAATTGCTTGCAATCTAgcaaatcctactaatattataaatgcaaaagtttgtgacAATGGATGGAAGGATGTTTCTTACTCTTCCAcacaaaaactactgaactttgattacaatgaaatttgatatgtaggtagctgaataCCCAGAATAAGTTACAGACTGatttttatcccagaaatcccacaggaataAGAACCATgtaggtttttctttgaaaatgtgGGTGAAGCCACGGCTGGAAATCTAGTTAGATATAATCTAACAATGTTGACAATCAGTTCATTTAGTTTTGGaattctacaaaatataattttaattccaACTGCTTAGAAACTTCCATTTGACTTCATAATATCTGAATGATAATAATAGACAGCTCTCTTTTGTGTTAATCAACATACACAATGAAGCATGAATTCTACCGCTATCATAGCtataaaatcttatttaaGCAATGGGTCCGTAATTTGTAGAACTACAAGGTTCTCATTCATAAATTGCTTCACAACATACTATCACAAATTCAGTCCatatattattcttaattaaatatcctatatgatgataaaaatatacaacttACCTCTCAAAACCAATCCATCTGTGGGTATTCTAGGTTGCTCTGCATCCGAACTGCACTCCATATGTATCTGTCCATTCTGGCAGTAATCTAAACTTCCAAGAGCTTCGAATGTACATGCTCCCGGCTTACTTAAGTCATTAACAAAGAAGTCAATATGAAACTTGGTTGGGTTTGTAGCACCAAGGCGAACACCACCAGGGAAATCACCTTCTACACGAGCTCCGAGCGGTATTATCCTTATTTCTGTCACAAACACCGATTTGGGAAACTGGACAAGGTCTAAGTTCAAATCCTGGAATCAATTTCACTAAAACTGTTATCTAGCAAGTACTTAACGATGAAAAGTAAggttatttaacaaatatgtaACAAAGAAGTAAGTTGTGTTAGTAAAgagtatttattacaaatagaAAACAGTATTTACCTCACTAGCATCATGAGAAAATGTATCGAAGAATAAAAGATCGGCCTTCTCGGTGGCCATATTGGTTTTGTTGTAAGACGCCGATCGCCAAATAACACAATTTTAACTTGCTAAATacatctttttaatatttaactatcactactattttgtttttattaacaactgagttaaaacttaaaattcgtataataggtaggtaattacaAAGTGATAAACGCATAAATTAATGACAATTTCTCACTGACATTAATTGTGATTTGACTTTTGGGTGCTCAAGACAATGTCaatgtcaatttttattttttctgaaaCAAAAATTACGCTTCGTTTCAAACTGAGTaaagaattttacaaattaaaatcttatGAATAGTTAGGTGTAAAAcacgaatatttttcttaataatattattaaattattaatacctatttacaaaaagaataaaacattttgtttgCTTTACTGAGTTCCGCATTCTCAAAGGAAAAGCCTTAGGAAAAGCATCGAAATCGATCAAGTACAAGAGTACCTATATagattttagttattttacgTGATGATGATAttgaaagaaatataaagCCCTCTTCtatgattatattttactctataaaataataggacAACCAATATCAGTTTGAAAACAATTAACcgtaggtattttatataggtTTTTAGACTTTAGTAATGCTAAAATATCAGATTTTATATAactaattttttaaagtaaaacttCAAGGTCTAATTATggtaataccgtcacgtcatggaattaggcgacgattttgatatctttgaatcttgccattaagaagtttcacttttgaaaCACACGCTCTTCTttgttctttattaatttgttgaaGCATTTTTGTCCCAAAAAACCTCAGCAAAAAACGATGTCAAACGTAATACTTAGATTCTAGTTGATAGTTTGCTAAACTCAGGTAGGTATACGGTATACCCatgttatcatattataatgtttccATATTGCACActgttttgaaaatatttgtacctaacaatcaattttttgtttgttagttattatatacttaggtaACATTAGGCAATAGGGTTTTTCCTACATCTCGTGCTCGGCTGTACCACACGCCATTTATAGTAGGAAAAAACACACGTCTTGTTTTTATCCATTTGTTTATGCAGAATCATAAAAAGCTGGCATTCCTTTgaggtaaattaaaattaaacactgccaataaaaattcata from Colias croceus chromosome 9, ilColCroc2.1 encodes the following:
- the LOC123694199 gene encoding protein virilizer, which gives rise to MATEKADLLFFDTFSHDASEDLNLDLVQFPKSVFVTEIRIIPLGARVEGDFPGGVRLGATNPTKFHIDFFVNDLSKPGACTFEALGSLDYCQNGQIHMECSSDAEQPRIPTDGLVLRGCYTTITLAVYGSLTQILPETPATVNAPPTIQRPITREVAALPPNVPQSSDWNQDASNPIPSYTGNVATANPEPYEQPTYPENYDNPIYRNEYYDNEARKDPRTYHHLEENEWEKERRDLSCERDPDRLRHSPRSMEMDRERRDGRSRRRSLDRGRSRESSRHRDHSREIDRMERLPSRSRSRDRDYVAKGEYRMSRSRSRSIDRDWDRGSYKKEDYRRRGPSYDRSRGGSYERSPYDKRATSYERKVPYDKAGPYEKRMSPYDKRSSSYERRAPSPYDRKRHSPYTRMRGSSYGSRSPSRDDPRKRPRTPPGERRPLSPREGDATSPINSLRSEDGDFDRSGKQIPRVDFYHQSYRHKSSIRSPSQEGDNTFVEPQHSSLVTVPIVDTATTSKVVDSPVPTQEDKSMDAEQFEPILSDEDICDDLEGPSYMEVDYDVNEYEGVDDIIKYYNPFKDEWNKYEHVNRIYMLADVKKPELKDVMSASFEELCDVSADLFKILEITRSTKKREQKFFSSTFQDIDNSSREDWVHLCEQLFVSLTNLCKNTDIILRVFRSYSRSEPSDEFIDIYNLLVTFCKIGLNFELALSQQQPTYKIRHMKCGIRLAEALMSHRHNGQVMRLLLNTGIDIPMLLLDMYSKEYMALSIRLMILKALNACLSSKVSVDHFMQEAVYPKFDKNASDHNRKPMNGYQALISIMECNPLARAKFSLSALIKKLNVYEVLGKLHELILKLNSKSGGKGESDENDLSENDIDFIVHSFEEILYMYRSQCFHLSQPKRFLPVSAQFEINKECSNETLLEFFNTHRFLETCLFLLTCPSTCNNLVITSRIHDVLYELVHSHNGLMYLYKNMASSEIFFKMLAQPDGQPNTEETHYPHDSNLSNYSELQILGLELAYRLKAMYYLESISDVQAGKGDENELIDRLQNLYCLSFGNVGKTAVPDVIIMGDNADCLMTIFEHSLKGKAKNESPSKHKSPAKGYAIELIVSAVRYSANVPFLKKYGQRLINVSKEHDRFEPSVSSVLQEVIPYLKPVEKPTVIAGEDLAECVEILKSSLEHSADLPGELMTCLRILRHFCISDYDSKGNIICETPTEEYIELKYKYNVLQLFSLDGVAHLAGILDRLATHFDQPSMHTSFFTSVKGLQLAQILVPCLRLLDEMLARVVRCRGPRFRDLTAAPILLKTYGLAKAFPVGCIGYRTAAKAAEASVRALLAYAQPIADDANDGDSIRRGPWTSLCSEVISYTMTAPYTFVPGLLIFSELLPLPLPLQTKTAPSDRELADASNERRLWSAHLHALSNDLTDMIQVICMSTYRPVVHMLRRVCIQIADLAPNTAATVAKAAVGAVTREIKDGEPATSSMARVLSFLACLVSHAPVKCAVIHAMSNGPKANEVQTALCGIFSLSNASNEHAAAQEFAAHALAALCDAEVTLTPLNAATDVILANSLPNKEALMALLEATADCLGSATRTCAVASSVLRAYYVMTEHDYGFQQFRKFVTKRRESLGKFFKWVVEGTGDDKVECLNLYIDLIKVLRSEEGVGPLGRKGVLTLNEMADMVAYTADCEDHPVISLEKVLKERNADEETVSNASFLFTNLQKLKSEEPIQAESIDSVLPAPEPLVTQFASRQVYTIGDSNDERLTSSYWLNVPAASGDDDVNDAELVSCDIMEIANVHLSVSGGACGGEALLAAVRRLAGCLDTRPEALPCDDKRPAVALSRVRGEAGAAGAAGAGADAFRSRPPNTSRPPSLHVDDFTALHHVYAPKGGRGGRRGAASERGRFAGPHPHYRQLRGRGAWEMGAQHVGHFPPTSPYMMGGMGWGGARMQRGPRHRSFMR